A single region of the Raphanus sativus cultivar WK10039 chromosome 1, ASM80110v3, whole genome shotgun sequence genome encodes:
- the LOC130509940 gene encoding nuclear pore complex protein NUP98A-like, giving the protein MFGSSNPFGQSSGTSPFGSQSQSMFGQTSNSSSSNPFAPATPFGGTSAPFGAQTGGSIFGGTSTGVFGAPQASSPFGSTQTFGASSSPAFGNSTPAFGASPASSPFGGSSAFGQKPLGFSTPQSNPFGSTTQQSQPAFGNSTFGSSTPFGAMSTPAFGASSTPSFGATSTPSFGASSTPAFGATNTPAFGSNQPAFGATNTPAFGASPTPAFGSTGTTFGNTGFGASSTPAFGASATPAFGASGAPAFGSSSTPAFGASSSPAFGASTTPTFGSSNTSSFSFGSSPAFGQSTSAFGSSAFGSTPSPFGAQGAQASTPTFGSSGFGQSPFGGQQQGGSRAVPYAPTVEAETASGTPAGKLESISAMQAYKDKSHEELRWEDYQRGDKGGPLPAGQSAGNTGFGVSNAQPNPFSPSPAFGQTPANPTNPFSGSTSTNPFAPQTPSIASSGFGTATSNFGSSPFGVTSSSNLFGSTSSTTTSVFGSSSAFGTPTSSPLFGSSSTPGFGSSPSIFGSTPVQGANPAFGNTQSSNLFSSNPSLGQTGSAFGQTGSTFGQTGSTFGQTGSAFGQTGSAFGQFGQSSAPAFGQTNIFNKPSTGFGNLFSSSSTLTTSSSSPFGQTMAAGMTPFQSSQPGQASNGFGFNNFGQTQAANATGNAGGLGFFGQGNFGQTPAQPSSVVLQPVVVTNPFGTLPAMPQISINQSGTSPSIQYGISSMPVVDKPVPVRISSLLTSRHLLQKRARLPARKYRPGDNGPKVPFFADDEENSSSTPKADALFIPRENPRALVIRPVQQWSSRVKSTIPKDRPSAPPHENGKSSEIATDAANNQNDNGEIGSAEERTHPFVNGNQKTNGTTSTYHAGEKDLPSRTLGGHRAGKAEVVYENGADIDSLMPKLRQSDYFTEPSIRELAAKERADPGYCRRVRDFVVGRHGYGSIKFMGETDVRRLDLESVVQFNNREVIVYLDESKKPAVGQGLNKPAEVTLLNIKCIDKKTGKQFTEGERVEKYKTMLKRKAEAQGAEFVSFDPVKGEWKFRVKHFSAYKLDDEDDDEA; this is encoded by the exons ATGTTTGGCTCATCTAATC CTTTTGGACAGTCATCTGGTACCAGCCCATTTGGGTCCCAATCCCAATCTATGTTTGGCCAGACCAGTAATTCTAGTAGTAGTAATCCCTTCGCTCCAGCAACACCGTTCGGTGGTACGTCTGCACCTTTTGGTGCGCAGACAGGGGGTTCAATATTTGGTGGCACTTCAACTGGTGTTTTTGGTGCACCTCAAGCCTCCTCTCCGTTTGGCTCCACCCAAACTTTTGGAGCTTCTTCGTCACCAGCTTTTGGGAATTCCACTCCGGCTTTTGGAGCATCTCCTGCGTCTTCACCTTTTGGTG ggtCTTCTGCTTTTGGGCAGAAACCTCTGGGATTCTCTACGCCTCAGTCAAATCCTTTTGGAAGCACAACGCAGCAATCGCAACCTGCATTTGGAAACAGTACTTTTGGTTCGTCCACACCTTTTGGTGCCATGAGCACGCCTGCCTTCGGTGCATCAAGCACGCCTTCCTTTGGGGCTACAAGCACACCCTCGTTTGGTGCATCAAGCACGCCTGCCTTTGGTGCCACAAACACGCCTGCGTTTGGCTCAAACCAGCCTGCTTTTGGCGCCACAAACACACCTGCATTTGGAGCTTCACCGACTCCAGCCTTTGGTAGCACTGGTACCACGTTTGGCAACACTGGCTTTGGAGCTTCTAGCACCCCTGCTTTTGGTGCATCAGCCACTCCTGCTTTTGGTGCATCAGGCGCTCCTGCATTTGGTTCATCAAGTACTCCTGCCTTTGGGGCATCCAGTTCTCCTGCCTTTGGAGCATCTACTACTCCTACTTTTGGTTCATCAAACACCTCATCCTTTAGTTTTGGCTCCTCTCCAGCTTTTGGCCAGTCCACATCAGCGTTTGGCAGCAGTGCATTTGGCTCTACACCATCTCCGTTTGGAGCCCAAG GTGCGCAGGCTTCAACCCCAACATTTGGGAGTTCTGGTTTTGGTCAATCACCTTTCGGTGGTCAACAACAAGGGGGCAGTCGAGCCGTGCCTTATGCACCAACAGTTGAGGCAGAGACAGCCAGTGGTACGCCTGCTGGAAAGTTAGAATCTATTTCTGCCATGCAGGCATACAAAGATAAAAGTCATGAGGAGCTAAGGTGGGAAGACTACCAGCGAGGAGATAAAG GTGGACCGCTTCCTGCTGGCCAGTCTGCTGGAAATACTGGATTTGGTGTATCAAATGCTCAGCCAAATCCTTTTTCTCCATCCCCGGCGTTTGGTCAGACACCAGCAAATCCAACAAACCCTTTTTCGGGCTCAACGTCTACTAATCCTTTTGCCCCTCAAACCCCATCAATTGCTAGTTCAGGTTTTGGAACGGCTACCTCAAATTTTGGTTCCTCGCCCTTTGGTGTAACATCTTCATCCAATCTTTTTGGGTCAACTTCATCAACTACCACATCCGTCTTTGGATCATCCTCCGCTTTTGGAACACCGACCTCATCACCGTTATTTGGTTCGTCGAGCACTCCTGGATTTGGTTCTTCTCCATCAATATTTGGTTCAACTCCTGTTCAGGGGGCAAATCCAGCATTTGGGAACACTCAGTCATCTAATCTGTTCAGCTCAAACCCCTCCCTTGGTCAGACTGGTTCTGCATTTGGGCAGACTGGTTCTACATTTGGACAAACTGGTTCTACCTTTGGACAGACTGGTTCTGCCTTTGGACAGACTGGTTCTGCCTTTGGACAGTTCGGACAGAGTAGTGCTCCTGCATTTGGTCAAACTAACATCTTCAATAAACCTTCAACTGGATTTGGCAACTTGTTTTCAAGTTCTTCAACATTAACTACGTCTAGCAGCTCTCCCTTTGGACAAACAATG GCTGCTGGTATGACACCTTTCCAATCATCTCAGCCAGGTCAAGCGTCAAATGGCTTTGGTTTCAACAACTTCGGTCAAACACAAGCAG CTAATGCAACTGGAAATGCTGGTGGACTGGGATTTTTTGGTCAAGGCAACTTCGGGCAAAC GCCTGCTCAGCCGAGCTCTGTTGTTTTGCAACCCGTTGTTGTTACAAATCCGTTTGGAACACTTCCTGCTATGCCTCAGATCTCAATAAACCAAAGTGGAACTTCACCTTCAATTCAATATGGAATCTCCAGCATGCCT GTTGTTGACAAACCTGTTCCTGTAAGAATATCATCTCTGCTTACTTCTCGACACCTTTTACAAAAGCGGGCCAGGTTGCCGGCAAGAAAGTACCGTCCTGGCGACAATGGTCCAAAG GTTCCATTCTTCGCTGATGACGAGGAGAACTCCTCGAGTACGCCAAAGGCAGATGCTCTTTTCATTCCGAGGGAGAACCCTAGAGCTCTAGTTATACGCCCAGTTCAACAGTGGTCTTCAAGGGTCAAATCTACAATTCCAAAGGACCGCCCTAGTGCTCCACCACATGAAAATG GGAAGAGTTCAGAAATAGCCACTGATGCGGCAAACAACC AAAACGATAACGGAGAAATTGGTTCTGCTGAAGAAAGAACTCACCCATTTGTCAATGGAAATCAGAAAACAAACGGCACCACAAGCACATACCACGCTGGAGAGAAAGACCTTCCCTCCAGAACACTAGGCGGACACCGAGCCGGAAAAGCCGAAGTTGTTTACGAGAACGGTGCAGATATCGATTCGCTTATGCCTAAGCTACGCCAATCCGATTATTTCACCGAGCCAAGTATCCGGGAACTAGCGGCTAAAGAAAGAGCGGATCCAGGTTATTGCAGGCGAGTTAGAGACTTTGTGGTGGGACGACACGGTTATGGGAGCATAAAGTTCATGGGAGAGACTGATGTTCGTAGGCTAGACTTAGAATCTGTGGTTCAGTTCAATAACAGGGAAGTGATTGTATACCTGGACGAGAGCAAGAAACCGGCTGTTGGGCAAGGGCTGAATAAACCGGCGGAGGTGACGTTGCTGAATATAAAATGTATCGATAAAAAGACAGGGAAACAGTTTACTGAAGGAGAGAGAGTCGAGAAGTATAAGACGATGCTTAAGAGGAAAGCTGAGGCACAAGGAGCTGAGTTTGTATCGTTTGATCCTGTTAAAGGCGAGTGGAAGTTTCGGGTCAAACATTTTAGTGCCTATAAGCTCGATGATGAAGACGACGATGAAGCTTAG
- the LOC108860659 gene encoding uncharacterized protein LOC108860659 isoform X2 produces the protein MGGCVSTPKSCVGSKLRSSKPRKSRKRRRKRAAAAAASSSRLSDGSFDNLDHHHHHHPRNNNLPTPSFRASGEEAWFESNAAFETDCDDDFHSVNEDNLSLNGGERVSVSSTTTTTSSTTGGDSGSNSNEAMSQSEGVLNETKQQLPDDDSIDSSADEGGGGLLENCRILPSNCLPCLNPISVVPCVDKRRALSSSPPSSRKKASLGLLSYKWREVLSKLQLKRPIAGSQVPFCPVDKKMLDCWSTIEPNSFRVRGKTYLREKKKEFAPSHAAYNPFGVDVFLSERKINHVAQYVKLPVTTTSTKLPSILIVNVQMPLYPTTIFQGETDGEGMNIVLYFKLSDNYANELPLHFQESIQRLIDDEVEKVKGFPMDTTASFRERLKILGRVANVDDLHLSGPEKKLMQAYNEKPVLSRPQHEFYSGENYFEVDIDMHRFSYISRKGFEAFIDRLKICVLDVGLTIQGNKPEELPEQILCCVRLNGIDFMNYHQLTQELL, from the exons atgggagGTTGCGTGTCGACGCCAAAGAGCTGTGTGGGATCGAAGCTGAGGTCAAGCAAGCCAAGGAAGAGTCGTAAAAGACGAAGGAAGAGAGCAGCGGCAGCAGCAGCCTCCTCTTCTCGTCTCTCTGACGGATCTTTTGACAATctcgatcatcatcatcatcatcatcctcgcAACAACAACTTGCCCACTCCCAGTTTCAGAG cAAGTGGTGAAGAAGCATGGTTTGAGTCCAATGCTGCATTTGAAACAGATTGTGACGATGACTTCCACAGCGTCAACGAAG atAATTTGTCTTTAAACGGAGGTGAGCGTGTATCAGTTTCGAGTACTACTACAACCACATCATCAACAACAGGAGGAGACTCTGGTTCAAACTCAAACGAAGCCATGTCGCAGTCAGAAGGTGTTTTGAACGAAACAAAGCAGCAGCTGCCTGATGATGATTCCATAGATTCATCTGCAGATGAAGGTGGAGGAGGACTCTTGGAGAACTGCAGGATCTTGCCGAGTAACTGTTTGCCTTGTCTGAATCCAATATCTGTTGTTCCTTGCGTTGACAAAAGAAGAGCTCTTAGCTCTAGCCCTCCGAGCTCCAGGAAAAAAGCCTCTCTCGGACTTCTATCTTACAAATGGAGAGAAG TTCTTTCTAAATTGCAGCTGAAGAGACCAATAGCTGGTTCTCAGGTTCCTTTCTGTCCAGTAGACAAGAAAATGCTCGATTGTTGGTCGACTATAGAGCCAAACAGCTTCCGTGTTCGTGGCAAAACTTATTTAAG agaaaagaagaaagagtttGCGCCTAGCCATGCTGCGTATAATCCTTTTGGTGTAGATGTTTTCTTGTCAGAACGTAAAATAAATCATGTTGCACAGTATGTGAAGCTTCCCGTTACTACAACATCCACAAAACTCCCATCTATCCTTATCGTTAATGTTCAG ATGCCGTTGTATCCTACTACAATATTTCAAGGTGAAACTGACGGAGAAGGAATGAATATAGTTTTATACTTCAAACTTTCAGATAATTATGCAAATGAACTTCCGCTTCATTTTCAAGAAAGTATTCAG AGATTAAtagatgatgaggttgagaaAGTTAAAGGCTTCCCCATGGATACAACGGCTTCTTTCAGAGAACGGCTTAAGATATTGGGACGTGTTGCAAACGTAGATGATCTGCATTTGAGTGGTCCAGAGAAAAAGCTGATGCAGGCTTACAACGAGAAGCCTGTTCTTTCCCGTCCACAGCATGAATTCTACTCG GGTGAGAATTACTTTGAGGTGGATATAGATATGCATAGATTCAGTTATATATCCCGGAAAGGGTTTGAAGCATTCATAGACAGACTTAAGATCTGTGTTCTTGATGTTGGCCTCACAATCCAG GGGAACAAACCAGAGGAGCTACCGGAGCAGATACTGTGTTGTGTGAGGCTAAATGGGATTGATTTCATGAACTATCATCAATTAACTCAAGAACTTCTATGA
- the LOC108860659 gene encoding uncharacterized protein LOC108860659 isoform X1 translates to MGGCVSTPKSCVGSKLRSSKPRKSRKRRRKRAAAAAASSSRLSDGSFDNLDHHHHHHPRNNNLPTPSFRASGEEAWFESNAAFETDCDDDFHSVNEDNLSLNGGERVSVSSTTTTTSSTTGGDSGSNSNEAMSQSEGVLNETKQQLPDDDSIDSSADEGGGGLLENCRILPSNCLPCLNPISVVPCVDKRRALSSSPPSSRKKASLGLLSYKWREGHASGALFLSKLQLKRPIAGSQVPFCPVDKKMLDCWSTIEPNSFRVRGKTYLREKKKEFAPSHAAYNPFGVDVFLSERKINHVAQYVKLPVTTTSTKLPSILIVNVQMPLYPTTIFQGETDGEGMNIVLYFKLSDNYANELPLHFQESIQRLIDDEVEKVKGFPMDTTASFRERLKILGRVANVDDLHLSGPEKKLMQAYNEKPVLSRPQHEFYSGENYFEVDIDMHRFSYISRKGFEAFIDRLKICVLDVGLTIQGNKPEELPEQILCCVRLNGIDFMNYHQLTQELL, encoded by the exons atgggagGTTGCGTGTCGACGCCAAAGAGCTGTGTGGGATCGAAGCTGAGGTCAAGCAAGCCAAGGAAGAGTCGTAAAAGACGAAGGAAGAGAGCAGCGGCAGCAGCAGCCTCCTCTTCTCGTCTCTCTGACGGATCTTTTGACAATctcgatcatcatcatcatcatcatcctcgcAACAACAACTTGCCCACTCCCAGTTTCAGAG cAAGTGGTGAAGAAGCATGGTTTGAGTCCAATGCTGCATTTGAAACAGATTGTGACGATGACTTCCACAGCGTCAACGAAG atAATTTGTCTTTAAACGGAGGTGAGCGTGTATCAGTTTCGAGTACTACTACAACCACATCATCAACAACAGGAGGAGACTCTGGTTCAAACTCAAACGAAGCCATGTCGCAGTCAGAAGGTGTTTTGAACGAAACAAAGCAGCAGCTGCCTGATGATGATTCCATAGATTCATCTGCAGATGAAGGTGGAGGAGGACTCTTGGAGAACTGCAGGATCTTGCCGAGTAACTGTTTGCCTTGTCTGAATCCAATATCTGTTGTTCCTTGCGTTGACAAAAGAAGAGCTCTTAGCTCTAGCCCTCCGAGCTCCAGGAAAAAAGCCTCTCTCGGACTTCTATCTTACAAATGGAGAGAAGGTCATGCTTCAGGCGCCTTGT TTCTTTCTAAATTGCAGCTGAAGAGACCAATAGCTGGTTCTCAGGTTCCTTTCTGTCCAGTAGACAAGAAAATGCTCGATTGTTGGTCGACTATAGAGCCAAACAGCTTCCGTGTTCGTGGCAAAACTTATTTAAG agaaaagaagaaagagtttGCGCCTAGCCATGCTGCGTATAATCCTTTTGGTGTAGATGTTTTCTTGTCAGAACGTAAAATAAATCATGTTGCACAGTATGTGAAGCTTCCCGTTACTACAACATCCACAAAACTCCCATCTATCCTTATCGTTAATGTTCAG ATGCCGTTGTATCCTACTACAATATTTCAAGGTGAAACTGACGGAGAAGGAATGAATATAGTTTTATACTTCAAACTTTCAGATAATTATGCAAATGAACTTCCGCTTCATTTTCAAGAAAGTATTCAG AGATTAAtagatgatgaggttgagaaAGTTAAAGGCTTCCCCATGGATACAACGGCTTCTTTCAGAGAACGGCTTAAGATATTGGGACGTGTTGCAAACGTAGATGATCTGCATTTGAGTGGTCCAGAGAAAAAGCTGATGCAGGCTTACAACGAGAAGCCTGTTCTTTCCCGTCCACAGCATGAATTCTACTCG GGTGAGAATTACTTTGAGGTGGATATAGATATGCATAGATTCAGTTATATATCCCGGAAAGGGTTTGAAGCATTCATAGACAGACTTAAGATCTGTGTTCTTGATGTTGGCCTCACAATCCAG GGGAACAAACCAGAGGAGCTACCGGAGCAGATACTGTGTTGTGTGAGGCTAAATGGGATTGATTTCATGAACTATCATCAATTAACTCAAGAACTTCTATGA